The sequence tgtgtaaaacaggaGTCCCAGAGGACTActgggggggcaggtgcactggggcccatggcagaggggggccctccacgacatgaactcagcCCCCTATTGACCGCACTCGCCAggtagttattattatattacactacTGTAGtggcgatatgtgagtgacattcagcttaGCCAATGAAAATGCAGCAGCCGGTTTATACGTGTGTGCTCGGATGTTCTGCaattagttagttttgtatatgagactcgccgtatggccccagcattgaagtttgttgagggggcccaaaaatcttttttgcactggggcccatgagctcctagttacgccactgactACATACCAGGCTTATTACAGACAATGACTGCAGGTAATGTTTGTTGAAGCTGTGCAGCActcacactacctgctgcaccaccaatGATGGTCAGCTTGTGTCAAGTCATCAGTTTATGTTCATGATTGGATAAAACATATGTGGTCTTTCTTGTAAGCTTTTAATGTGCAGttggtggtagctcagtggttagggtgctggactagtaatcagaaggtccatGGCtaaagccccaccattgccacgttgccactgttggaccaccgagtcacaattgtaagttgcttgtAAGAACctttacttttgttttgtttttccaaCCACTTGCCACTTTCATTTTTGAGAATGTTTGCATTTTAACAGAACATTATTACACTGCTACActaaaaacaaactgtaaaacatggggcaagccatagcctagtggttagggtactggactagtaatcaaaaggttgctggttcaagcctcaccactgccaggttgctgctgttgggccactgagcaaggcccttaacccttaattgctcagattgtatactgtaactgtactgtaagtcactttggataaaggtgtatgctgtaaatgtaaaacatttttttaaaaactgggTGAAACTTTGGTCAATATGTTTTATTCTCAATAGCTTTATTGTTCTTGAATTACAGGATGGGTAAAATATGTAAAAGACATTAAACACAGATTAGATTAAGATCATTAGATTAGATCATTAAATTAAACACAGTTGTTGAAGTTGAGAAATGCAGATCCCAGTATAGCACAAAAAGACttgtttatatttgtaattcagtaaaacagtaattcatAATATATAAAGACTCCCAAAAGCCATTCGCTTCgcaaatgaaaacatggcaaACCAGCAAGATGTTAGATCTTCAGATACTATCATTTTATGTTTTGCAAAAAAAGTTTAATGTTCccaaacaaaatgaaaaagacTGAGTTTGGCAGCTGCTTATCCAGGATTGGAGAACTGTGTGAAGTGGCTTAGGATCATTACTATTACTGAATTGGTTACAACTTGGGCCAACAAGCTGGACAACCAGCTAGATTAGCTTTACACCTTCATTCAAATGATCAAATGTAAATTCATTGCAGATTCGATTTAATCTGTACACTGTGTTGCTGATGTAATCAATAATCATTAAAGTTAGAAAAACAAACATAGTATTCTGCTAACTTTGTGTTCCTTTACCACAGTCACAATAATATCATggttaaaaaactaaacacttATTATTGCTTGTTCATTAGTTAACAAAAATAATGGGAATGTGGTGGCCAGCTAGGGAAGCATGTCTCATTCctttgctgaaataaataaaaaataaatgtaaataatcattaaaatctATTCATGTCTTATTCTGGAAATCAACGCAAGTACAAACTGATAGTAAGTTTAACAACCTGCTACCAAACTAACATGGATGAGCTATACTGGCCATAGATTTTGGTTTGAATACATGTTTATAGTAGTGGttgtaaattcggttcattttatagactcgggttaatctgagtcactcagtaatgtgatccggttcatcCACACCCACTCGTCCAATACATAAAATTAATTACAACTGTAAGGATCCACAGACACATTTTTAGATTACAGATTACAATTTaagatgaaaatgcatccaaatatcattTGTCTtctgtgcactcatcttctgtaaataagtccttctctcttaattctcttggcacctcacacttttttctaagtggaatcttgatcggggggtggtggtggtggtggtggtggtgtggacAAGGagggggagaggggggtggactcacctaccaatcagatgggtatattaatgggtcaagggttcaagggggatggtcaacaacaaattgccatggtaacttgacccagtgaggcagccacagtggcaccaaaacagtcaataaatggCCATGGGGGAAgggctattaataataatataactatattttgttgttgttttgcttacaagaaaatatcctacattactaatctataccactactactgataataataatagcatgtgcataaaatcagccacataacaaacaccagtgtgtttacctgcttgtttattagaatatttaacttattacttagattcatggactggagtgaagtcggttcagccaaatcatctgagtccacGGTGTTTTtagtgagtctgctcactccCCTTGTGTATTTAACAGCAGCTAGTCAGAGAAACTCATAGGATCCAGGTTAATTGAGACCtgggactcgtgattcctgattcagtacgaagattcaaatcattcaggaaccgcccagctctagtttACAGATGAGTGCAGAGGGGCACCGTCATGGCCTTCTATACCCTCAGAGAAGGTCTAAGCTATtccaaaaataatattttaaaagtgagcagttctatttctattttatcataatttgacaattaaaatttaaacaaaaacaaatctaagcaaataaatctTTCATACTTGCCAATTaaatttttgtttaaatgtgaACTATTAAATTAGAGAAGACCTTTTGTCTGTTTATCAGAATTTTCCCGCCTCTGCTCTTGCTGAGAAGAATGTTATTGGTGGATTTACAGCGGGTCAAGAAATAGTAATTCAATAAGAGACCCTTTTCAAATGACAGTACAAGTGACCAATTATATCATCCCTAGTATCGCTAACTTTATCACAAGTTTTACCTGCTGTATTTTTGAAAAGATTTTGGAAGCACCTCTGGTGTGTCTGTTATGCGTTTTGAACCAGTTCCTGGCTAAACTTAATTGTTGCTTCCTAAATGTTGCACTACTTTAAGAGAGGACACAGTAAGCTAGGTTGGTTTTTTCAGATGAGGGAAGTGAGGGTCAGAGGGTCAAGGTTTAACAGTCATGGTTAAGAGTCTATTGAATGAGAGGTGGGCTTAAGAAGTAAACAAACTATTAAAACCAAGTGAGCTTTAAAACGTCAGTAAGCGTGATATCAGCATGATACAGTTTACAGACATTATACATTACAAGTAATATGTTATTCTTACCAGTtgtgtttatatacatatttattactGTACATGTTGTCAATTTTCAGTTTAATTTGTATGCATGTCTGCTCAGCTATAGTTTTTTTGCATGTCTGCTCAGCTATAAGACACAAGTTTTCAATATAGACTATAGATAAAATAAACTGGAGAAAAATCATCTCACTGCAGTAAGACTTTTATATTAATTCAGTATGATTAGAGGTGCAGTGTTTCCTTTCTCATTTAATTCGGGACTGAAAAATGGATAAAGTGTTTTAGTGAAAGACTGACCAGAAAATGAGTAGATAAGAGAACGAGTGTCTGCATTATAAAAGGCAACCAGACTCTCCTCATAATCCACAAACACCCCCACCTTCTCTGGTTTCTTTCTCAGGGTGAGGAGGACAGAGGGACCAGCAAAAGCCGTGTACCCACCCCGATCTCTGAGACCCAAAGTCCAATATCCATTCTTAGGAGTCAAAAAAATCGGGCCCTTTCTGTTAATGTTCTTACTGGCCACTCCTAAAACCCACTTAGTCTTCCCACTGACTTGCACTTCAAAATAAAATCTTCCAGAGTTAAAACCTTGTTTTCCGAGAACACAGGGACTTTTAGCAAACCTCTTTGGTGTGTAAGGAAGCTCCTGCCAGTTGTTGCCTTGTGCTACTTGTTTTCTGTCTTGAGACAGGATAAGTGCAGGGTGAGCCGTATCAGGATCCAGAGTAATATTCACTAAAAAGTGAAACGATTAATTTTAGAAAAAAGAAATTCACTCAAAAATTAAAAGTCTTATAAAGATTTATACACTGATTTAAATTAAGGATATTTTCTGTATGTGTAGTGATAAATAGTCAGGGTATGTGTCATGAGGGTGCAAGTATGTAACACTGCAAGATTAACAtgcaaattaatgagtgaagaTAGTGAGATTGATGGATTCCCAccttccctccaaaatgtaatTAGTATAAATGAATATCAATAATGTTGTACCTGCATATGACTGGATCTTCATCTCATTTTCCACTAATGTAAgtatcagaaacagcagcatcatTAGCAGCAGCAAAAATGGCCAGTGTTTGTTAAACCAACTACATTCTGAAATCAGACAAAAAGACAAAACTGTCAAAAGAAGCCCTGAAATATCCTGaagttacatttttaaaaaaaggtttcatTGACCACTGTACCTCCTGCCTTTTGCTGGCTTTTCTGTTCtataaatacaaaatgaaatcaacaatgcattgttaaacAAGTATTTCTAAAAAATGtatgattataaattattattatactattctGTACActtactgagcactttattaggaatacTTATCTTAATTGTGTATTAATTGGTCATTGTATGTGCTACATCTACAGTATAGatcagtggtgggcaaactatggcccgttaggctgtttaatccagcccgctgagtatttacaaaattgtcctaaaaTTGTCCGTATGAACTGTTTCCACTAAATGGCACACGCCAAACACGTCCTTTGCTAAAgccgagtctatctggtctacaCACAGATATTCATTCGTCACATTTGCCATCGCACTGAGCCCTACTACCCCTCTGAAGTAGTTATCACGCCAGCGTGATCTAGCCACTTGGCTGGTTTAAAACGTCACACATAAACCATTAACTTATGTTGACAGTTCTGCTTCAAACGCTGCATTGGTTTTGTTTAGATGGCGGTACATTAAGTAGacacaaagataaaaaaaaaaaaaaaatcacattcatgCATGTGTAATCATGCACATAATGGGATGAGTCTGGcgtttcatttatattcatttattttttatcacaAAAATTAATTAGTTTCAAACCCCCACCCGGCCCGTCAGTctatttttaaaacccagtgtggcccttgagacgaaaagtttgcccacccctggtatAGATACACTTTATTGGTTCACAAtaacttactgtagtccatctgccaTAGCCTATTACCCCCTTTACcctataaatgaattaaaatagaaCAAAGGACCTCCACCTACCATAAATTATTTGGGTGACAGATAATTCCTAGCACTGCAATGACTAACAGGGAAATGATATTGTAGAGGTGTGTACTGGTATGAAtgcatcaggtgcagcagtgttgtggaTTTTCAAATACTGTTTACACTAACTGGCCTCTATATTAGAAACACAAACTCTGATAATACTCTGACTTGTAGTGTACAGTTTACAGACTAGAGCTgtttagggcagtgatagctcagtggttaaggtactggactagtaaacagaaggttgccggttcaagcaccaccaagttgccactgttgggtccctgagcaaggcccttaaccctcaactgctcatcgtgttcagatcattgtgtaagtcgctttggataaaagcgtctgctaaatgctgtaaatgtaatgtaaatgttttatgcaTGATGTGTTAATAATCGTCTAGGCTTTTATCAGCTGACACTTTCTGATCATGTGATGCACAACTTTAATTTTTTTGACTAGAGCTTGGTTCTCTTCccagcattacatttacatttacatttcatttacattttacatgtacattttacatttacattgcggggcttgaaccggcaaccttctgtttactagtccagtaccttaaccactgagctatcactggcccacacTCAGATGCTTTAAAATCTCAACAACACTGAAACACCTGATCATATGTTAGTGTCACTgtggtgctgagaatggtccaacaCTCAAATGACATTGATGGATGAGCGAGAGATTCACAAAGGGACACATCTATCTGTCAAACTAAATATCCATCTATAGACacatatatctgtctatcttatcAAGAGATTTGGACCATGCCAAATCTAAAGTGCAGTATTTACAGCTTTTGTGTTGGTGTTGACTTACCTAACTTTTCAATTTCCTTATTCATGTTGTTGTTGATTGTTTTCTGGAGCTGGGACAGTGTTTTCCTTACAGTCTCCCCTGTAAAATCAATCTTAGTATTGATCTCAGTCCAGTTCTTGTTGTGTGGGAAGCTGCACATGGATGGATAAATCTACAGTAAAGCAGGAAAGAGGAGATTTTACTCAGCACATTGCTGCAGCGCACAATGACTGAAAGAGAGACATTAACCTGCATTTTTGGAagcacattttcagcatttaagaGGTGTTTCAGTTGAAAATTTTTCCTTTCTAGTACAGTCATTTCCTGCTCCAGCTCTTCAATAAGTCCTTTAGCCTGTCTCTCTGCTTCATTCTGCATCTCCTCTATCTTGTTGAGCATCTCATCCTGCTTTTCCTCAATTGAATTAATTAAGGCATTGAAGACTTCATTGCCGTGAGAAATCTGTTCCTCTTTGCTTTTCTAaagaaataaatcacagattaaCAGTCTCTAACAGCACAAAACACAGTATGGCATATGCATCTTATGTAACATATGCAACAAAAAAGTTGAGACCCACTTTGCAGCGCTCTAGTGAGCACTTGATATCCTCCGTTTTCTCTATTCTGTCCTGGATCatttgctgtatttctttttgggTTGTCTTCAACTGAACCTGTGAACAGAAATGattttaatatacatttttagATTTTGTTACTGCTTGTGATTAATGAAtattcaaaatgcatttattaaataatttaaagaaataattGAAATGATCACCTTTAGTTTATCACTCGCCTCCTCTATAGGAACAGTGTTGTGATTCTTATGGTCGGTTACAGGGCAGAACAGACAAACACATGTCTCGTCGTCTTTACAGAACAGCATTAGAGGTCTCTTATGTTTTTGGCAGATGTAATCCTGAAGGTTCTCCTCAGGATCTATTTGTTTGTGATTTTTAAGGTTTGGCTGATAATTATGAGACTCCAAATGAGATGCACATAAAGACAGACCACAATCCAGACAGGATTTCAAGGCCTTTAGCTTTGCTCCAGTACAGGCATCACAAATAATTTCTGGCTTGTCAAAACCACTTTTCTTGAAGTTTTCTGCAACATCTCTCAGTGTTGTGTTAATGTTGAGTTTTGGTTTCTTGGTAAATGTCTGGTTACACAGTGGACAATAACAACGTTGACTGGTCTCCCAGCACTGTGTAAGGCAGCTCTTGCAAGAGTTGTGTCCACATGGTGTGGTGACTGGATCGATAAACACTTCCAGACAGATGGAGCACAGCAGCTGCTCACGGGTAACTATTTTTAAGAAGTGTTGAAGGAAAGATGTCAAATAGAACCATTTACTTGGACTGTTTTGTATAATTAACAATCATTTACTGTGGAAAAGCATTAAAACTGACTGTAAACTACAGTAAGATACAACAGAAATAGACATTTTGGCAACAGAAACTTAAGGTGGGTTTGGTGTGAAAAAAGATCGTTGTACAAAAATCAATGTAATCTTATTGTTAATTGTGGTGAATGATGTGTGATGAGGGCTGCTTATTGATCCCGAATGTTCCAGGACATGTGCACATGGATAAAAATCATAAAGATAGTAAGCAAGCAGCATTTGCCGAAAAACTTCAAACAGTTCATGATTTGACCTTGGAGCAGGACAAGGGTTCATGACATATGTCCAAAATGGTTTGATGATTACAGGATCTTGTCTTTGTCAGTGACATCCAAGTCTCTTGACCTAAATCAACAAGAGAGCATTTAGAAGCCTATAGAACTTAAGAGGATTCTGTATTGAGGATTGCTCTCAAATTCCTTGCTCTGTAATGCAGTCTTTAGTGTCTTTATCAGACATTATAAAAGAAGACTCGGTGCCATGATTTTAGCAAATTAAAGttgtgctgtatgtatattaagTGCAACAGTATGAAGGTAGCTAGGGGCTGGTCAATTTTTGCTgcatgcattcagtttaaaacactgatgctcgcctacaaaagccaaaaatggaccagccccaagctaccttcaaggtctaatcaaaGCCTGCTtggtaccacacaacctctgagccactagtctcgctcaacTTGATCCTCTATCCAGGACTTTCATGTACCAGACTACTCTTACTGAACACTAAAGTTAAGTTGTTCACAGAGAAagatttaagtacattttttgaaaacattaaaaaggtTGTAGTTGGGgaagttgtagtctagtggttaaggtactggactagtaatcagaaggttgccagttcaagcctcacctctgcctggttgcagctgttgggcccttgagcaaggcccttaaccctcaattgcttagattgtatactgtcacaactgtaagtcactttggatgaaagcatctgctaaatgccgaaaatgttatACAAGTATTTAATACAACAAATATGGACCAAATATGGACAGTGTGCTCCAGAATTTCTGTCACGTTTTGTAAAGATGAAAGTCTcatgtaataaaattatttgaggttattttttttttttaatattgcaaTTATAAGATACTGCTGCACTTAATTCACTTACAGCACAACCACAATTTGCTAAAATCATGGCACTGAGTCTTCTTTTATAATGTCTGATAAAGACACTAAAGACTGCATTACAGAGCAAGGAATTTGAGAGCAATCCTCAATACAGAATCCTCTTAAGTTCTATAGGCTTCTAAATGCTCTCTTGTTGATTTAGGTCAAGAGACTTGGATGTCACTGACAAAGACAAGATCCTGTTATCATCAAACCATTTTGGACATATGTCATGAACCcttgtcctgctggaaggtcAAATCATGAGCTGTTTGAAGTTTTTCGGC is a genomic window of Trichomycterus rosablanca isolate fTriRos1 chromosome 4, fTriRos1.hap1, whole genome shotgun sequence containing:
- the btr09 gene encoding bloodthirsty-related gene family, member 9; translated protein: MAKLFTREQLLCSICLEVFIDPVTTPCGHNSCKSCLTQCWETSQRCYCPLCNQTFTKKPKLNINTTLRDVAENFKKSGFDKPEIICDACTGAKLKALKSCLDCGLSLCASHLESHNYQPNLKNHKQIDPEENLQDYICQKHKRPLMLFCKDDETCVCLFCPVTDHKNHNTVPIEEASDKLKVQLKTTQKEIQQMIQDRIEKTEDIKCSLERCKKSKEEQISHGNEVFNALINSIEEKQDEMLNKIEEMQNEAERQAKGLIEELEQEMTIYPSMCSFPHNKNWTEINTKIDFTGETVRKTLSQLQKTINNNMNKEIEKLEQKSQQKAGECSWFNKHWPFLLLLMMLLFLILTLVENEMKIQSYAVNITLDPDTAHPALILSQDRKQVAQGNNWQELPYTPKRFAKSPCVLGKQGFNSGRFYFEVQVSGKTKWVLGVASKNINRKGPIFLTPKNGYWTLGLRDRGGYTAFAGPSVLLTLRKKPEKVGVFVDYEESLVAFYNADTRSLIYSFSGQSFTKTLYPFFSPELNEKGNTAPLIILN